The DNA sequence AGGCTCATCGATCCGCACAAGTTCCATTTGTTCCGGGTGTTCCGGAGGACAGATCGTATCGCCAACCATAATATCTTCTACTCCGGAAAGCGCAATAAGATCTCCCGGCTTGGCTTCGGAGATTTCTTCTTTTTTCAAACCGAAGAAACCAAACATTTTAGTGATCCGGAAAGTTTTTTCCGTACCGTCCCGTTTAATCAGTGTAGCCTGATCTCCTTTTTTAATTGTGCCGCGGAACACTCTGCCGACACCGATACGGCCGAGATAATCATTATAATCGAGCATTGTTACCTGAAATTGAAACGGCTCTTCCGCATTGTCAACCGGGGCTGGAACATTATCGATAACAGTTTTGAAGACAACGGACATATCATCATTTTGGTCGTCGTCTTTTAAGCTTGCTGTTCCGTTAATGGCGGATGCATAAACGACGGGGAAGTCTAGCTGATCCTCATCAGCATCCAGTTCAATAAATAAGTCCAGAACCTCATCAATAACTTCTGCAGGACGCGCCATCGGGCGGTCAATTTTGTTCAGAACTACAACCGGAGTTAATTTCTGCTCAAGCGCTTTTTTTAGTACAAAGCGTGTCTGCGGCATACATCCTTCAAAAGCATCAACGACGAGAAGTACTCCGTCCACCATCTTAAGGATTCGTTCTACTTCTCCTCCAAAATCGGCGTGGCCCGGTGTATCCAGGATGTTAATTCTTTTATCTTCGTATTTCACTGCTGTATTTTTAGCAAGGATGGTAATACCGCGTTCTTTTTCGATATCATTGTTATCCATTGCGCGCTCAGCTACTTGTTCATGTTCACTGAATGTTCCTGATTGTTTTAGCAGCTCATCAACCAGTGTAGTTTTTCCGTGGTCAACGTGGGCGATAATGGCAATATTTCTTAAATCGTTACGTACGTTCATTCCTTAAAACGCTCCTGTCTTCTGTGGGATTACATCTTACCAACTATATCATATATTTAAATAAAAAGCACGTTTTACTCCTGATTCTCAGCGGAAAGAGGGAGCTGACCCTTTGTCTGGCCCTGGCCGGAGACAAGATACTTTGTCGTCATTAAAGCACTCAGTCCCATTGCACCTCTCGCGTGGAGTTTTTGTGTACTGATTCCAACTTCTGCGCCAAAACCGAACTCAAATCCATCAGTAAATCGAGTAGAGGCATTATGATAAAGGGTGCTTGCATCCACCTCATTAAAGAATAATTCGACAACGGAAGCATCTTCGGAAATGACCGACTCTGAGTGTTTTGTACTGTAGTGTTGTATGTGCTCGACCGCTTCTTCTGGATTTTCTGTAATTTTCACAGCTGCTTCCAAAGATAAATATTCTTTTTCCCAATCGCTTTCAGAGGCGGGGTGGATTCTGCTGTCGAGCATGACAGATTTTTTATCCCCGTAGAGCTTCACGTTATAAGAGTGGAGGTCATTCACCAGATCAGTCAGATGCTCAGCTGCCCACGTTTTATCAATTACGAGTGTTTCACATGAATTGCACACCGATGGACGCTGGACTTTCGCATCAACTGCTATCTTTCTTGCCAGTTTACTGTCCGCACTTCTATCGATATAAATATGACAGTTTCCTGCACCGGTTTCGATGACCGGAACTTCAGATTCTTTTACAACGGTATCTATCAGGGATTTGCCGCCGCGGGGAATTATGACATCGATCAGGCCTCTGGCGGTAAACATTTCTTTTGTCAGACTTCGATCGGTATTTTCGATGAGCTGAATCGATTTTGCAGGATAGTCTGCTTGCGATAGAGCTTTTTGCATAATAGCAGTTATTGCTTTATTAGAATAAATTGTGGAGGAACTGCCCCGTAAAATGACGGCATTGCCTGTTTTAACAGCGAGAGCACTGATGTCGACAGTTACGTTTGGGCGGGCTTCATAAATGACACCGATAACGCCGATTGGTACCTGCACCTGTTTAATGTGCAGACGATTCGGTCTCGTATCTTCCCATATCGTTTTCCCAAGATCATCTGGCAGGTCTGCAATGGCCCTGACTGCGTCCGTAATTGCAGAAAGTCTTTCTTCATTCAAAGTAAGCCGGTCGATGAGGGAGGACTCGACATTGTTTTCCTTTGCGAGGGCGACGTCTTTTTGATTCTCTTCTAAAATGTACGTTATTTGATCATCGAGCATGTCTGCGATTTGAAGAAGGGCCTGCTTTCTGTTTTCTTTAGATAATACCGGCAGCCGATGAGATAACTGTCTGGCTTCTTTTGCTTTTTTTCTTACTTCATTCATATATATCTACCTTCCTTTACATTGGAGTTATGGAGAGAAACCCAAAAATCCCGGTGTACGACAAGGGAAGATGGAGGAGAGGAAAGGCTTTTTAAGTGCTGCAGTTCCTCGGAACGATCCGCAGCTTTTCCTTTGCCTATGAGCGTACCTGCTGAAGAGTAGACGTTGACTACTTCTCCTTTATCGAATTTCCCCTCTATCTGTTGCACGCCCACAAGCAGCAGGCTGCTTCCTTCGTTAAGCAGAGCTTCAGCTGCACCATCGTCAACAGTAATAGAACCGTGGGAGGATGCGTGATACGCTATCCATTGTTTATATGTCTGCATCTGTTTTTCCTTTTCAGGAACGATATAAGTGCCGCCGCCCCTGAATCCGGCAATATGGGCAAACGTTTCACTTTCTGTGAATGTTCCAATGTAAACGGCCGTACCCATTTTCTGTGCTGCTTTTGCCGCCTGCAGCTTAGCACGCATCCCTCCGGTCCCTACAGCAGTTGTAGATGTGTCAGTCTGGTCAAAAAGTTCTTCACTAATTTTATGAATCATTGTATATTTTTCCGCATGCGGATCACTAATCGGATTTGCATTGTAAATGCCGTCAATATCGGTCATTAAAATCAGCATATCAGCGTGGGTGACCCCGCTGATTAGTGCCGAAAGCATATCATTGTCACCAAACGTCAGCTCATCAACAGCTGTCGAATCATTTTCATTGATGATCGGGAGAATACCACGTTTTAATAATTCTGATAAGGATTCAAAAATATTCTGGTAGTGCTCCGCATTTCTGAAATCGTGTTTAGTTAACAGCATCTGGGCCGGTGTAATTCCGTACTGCTGTAGGGAAAAGCGGTACTGCTGCATAAGGAGACTCTGACCGACTGCTGCAGCTGCCTGTTTGGCCCTTACCGTTTTCGGACGGGAAGAGTATCCTATTTCCCGGAATCCTGCAGCTACAGATCCAGACGAAACGACAATTAATTCATGACCTGACTTTTTAACTTCCGCAAAAGCATGACAGAATTTCGCCAGCTTTAAAGGAGAAAGTGTTCCGTCTTTTTCTGTCAGGGAACTGCTGCCGATTTTAACGACAATTCTTTTCTTGACCATATTTATCTTCCTTTCTACTGAGCTCTGAAAACGGAGGAGAGTAATAGTATTATAAACAGAGGAGATGCTTACAGTATCTTCTTAATTTCAGCTTCGTGCAGGTGCAGCTGTAGCAGCTCGCAGCGATTAATATAATGAAATTAAGCTTTTTTCTATACAAAAAGCCCTCCGTCCTCTAAAAGGACGAAGAGCGCAACTCCCCGCGGTACCACCTTCATTAACTGATGCAACAGTTCAACTCGCTCAAAGATAACGGAGTGTGCCGTCCAAACGTAATTAGGAGCAGGTTCACCTTCCTCCAGGCCTGCCCGGATCTCAGCTTAAACCGGCGCTCTCTGAGAAGTGGAGTGAAGGGTACTATTCTCCGATTGGATTAAGTTCCATTATTCAAAATATTCTTGCAGATGTCAATAGGTCAATGAAGAAAAAAAGAAAGTTCCTGAATGATTAATTTATTAACGCCTGCAGTGGAGCAGGGATGCGGCCGCCTCGTTTAATGAATTTCTCAGAGGAAAAGGGATTAAGACCCATTACGGGAGCCCGTCCGAGCAGACCGCCGAATTCGACCATATCTCCTTCTCGTTTTCCCTGAACGGGAATAACGCGTACAGCGGTAGTTTTTTTATTGATCATACCGATCGCCATTTCGTCGGCGATGAGTCCGGATATCGAAGCAGCAGAAGCATCTCCATTTAATGCAATCATATCCAGGCCGACAGAACAGACACAGGTCATCGCTTCGAGTTTCGATAGAGAGAGAGCTTTATCCTCAATTCCTTTGATCATACCGTTGTCTTCAGATACAGGTATGAAAGCTCCTGATAGGCCTCCTACATAGGAACTGGCCATCGCTCCGCCCTTTTTAACGGCGTCGTTCATAAGGGCCAGGGCAGCTATAGTTCCGTGTGTCCCTACTCTTTCCAAACCAATTTCTTCAAGGATTTCTGCTACAGAATCATTCATTGCATTTGTGGGAGCAAGAGAAAGATCCATGATCCCAAAAGATGTATTCAGACGTTCAGCTACTTCACGGCCGATTAATTCACCGGCTCTCGTTATTTTAAACGCGGTGCGTTTTATCACGTCGGAAACTTCCCCTAAATCGGCTTCCGGATAACGGCGCAGAGCATGAAGAACGACTCCGGGTCCGCTGACACCTACATTCAGAACGACTTCCTGTTCGCCTGTTCCGTGAAAAGCTCCTGCCATAAATGGATTATCTTCCGCAGGATTGCAGAACACAACAAACTTTGCACAGGCTATTCCATTCTGCTCAGCAGTAAGTTCAGAAGCTTCTTTAATTATTTCTCCTAAACGTTTTATGCCGTCCATATTGATACCGGTTTTCGTTGTGGCAGCTGAAACCGATCCGCAGACGCGGGAAGTACGGCTCAAGGCTTCCGGCAGTGCGTCGAGCAGAACAGCGTCCCCTTTTGTAATACCTTTATGAATGAGGGCGGAAAATCCACCTATAAAATCCACTTCAGTCGCAAGGGCCGCTTTGTCCAGCGTTTCTGCGAGGGCGACCGCGTCCTCTTTTGTAGCTGCTCCGAGGAGCTCTGAAGCGGGGGTAATGGAAATTCTTTTATTCACAATTGGGATGCCGTATTCCTCGGCTACTTTGTCAGCTGTCCTGCGGAGATATTTAGCGGACGAAGTAATTTTGTCATACACAAGCTGCTGCGTGCGAGATGGATCCTGATCGATGCAGTCTCTCAGGCTGATGCCCATTGTTACTGTACGTATATCTAATTTTTCCATCTGAATCATGCGGATAGTTTCCTGTATTTCCTGAAAAGCCAGGCTCATTGTCATCTCTCCTTAAATCCGATGCATCGATTGAAAAAGTTCTTCCCGCTGCATATCAATTTTTAATTTCATAGTACTGCTGACTTTGTTTAACTCTTCAGCAAGGTTTTCGAGATCATCTGGTTTATTTATTTCTACGAGCATCATCATCGTAAAAAAATCCTGAAGGATCGTCTGAGAAATATCCAGAATGTTAACATCATTTTCTGCTAAAACGGTGGTAACTTTAGCAATAATACCGACCTGGTCTTTACCTACTACACTGACCACTGCTCTTTTATGGGACATCTTTGTCACTCCTGTCTGCAATTTGAATAAAACCTGCCTTGAAAATGAACGTTTGAATACATTTCCATCCAACAGGGTACGGCTGTTTTGCACGAGTTCTCTGTTAAAGGGAAAAGCTCTTGCCGTTAACGAAGGGGAGTTCTTAATGATCGACTTCTGTAAAGACAACTATTTAAAAGAAGTCAACAAAAAAAAGAATTGGTTTATAAACCAATCCCATACACGTTGAATTCCGAAAAGCTGCATTCGGTTTCTTCTGTCCATGTGCCTGAGATTGTGAACCCTTCGGCGCTGCCTGCATGCAGTCTCTCCAGAAGCTGCTCCAACGATAGTTTGCCCACCGCTATCTTCGCAACTGTTAAGTTGTACAGTTTAACCTATCAGCTTTTTTTATTAACGTCAAGTAGAGGAATAGCCCTCCTCCCTGAGTTCTGTTATATTTGAATAAGCAGAGACATCAGCAGAGGATGATAGTGTTGTTTAATCGATTAATCGGCGTCTTAATAATCATAATTATTAGTCTGGTGGGATTGTTTATGTATGTTTATCTTTCCCGTGAAGCTGCAGAAGAAACAACCTGGGAAACTCATACGTCCATAGAAGAGGCTGGATTTAACCCGGAGGCACTTGAACAGGCTCGTACATACTACGATTCACTAAATTCTACTGCAGCCATAGTCATCTCTGAAGGGAAAGTACTCTTTTCCTGGGGAGACGTAACAAAAAATACAAATGCCCATTCGATCAGAAAAAGCCTGCTTTCTGCTTTATACGGGATTGAAATGGAGCGCGGCTCTTTCCACTTATTTGATTCCCTGGAAGATTACGAAATAGACGACCAGACCCCGCTAACACCAATAGAAAAGCAGGCAACACTTTCCAACTTAATGACTTCTTCATCAGGTGTTTATCTTCCGGCTGGAGAAGAATCGTGGGGGATGCGTCTCGCACGGCCCAACCGCGGCAGTCATCTGCCCGGGGAGTTTTTTTACTATAACAACTGGGACTTTAATGTTCTTGGGTCAGTTTATAACGAACAGACAGAGGCGGATTTATTTGAGCACTTTAAGGAGCGTTTAGCTGACCCGCTCGGGATGGAAGATTTTGAGCTGGCAGATACGAATTATAAGTTTGAAGACCGCCGCTCCAGGCATCCTTCCTATTTGTTCCGAATTTCAGCAAGAGATCTGGCACGGTTCGGTCAGCTGTATCTGCAGAATGGATCCTGGGAGGGGGAGCAGCTTGTACCCAAACAATGGGTGGAGCGGAGTACTGAGGCTCAGAGGGAAGTGCCGGGAAATACATTATTTGATTATGGGTATCTATGGTGGGTAGCGACGGAAGCACCCTATGGAGATCTAAAGATGTATTCTGCTGTAGGCAGATACGGGCAGTCAATTGATGTCATACCTGAACTGGATCTCGTCTTTGTTCACCGCGTTGATTCCAACAGGCTTTCTTTCCAGTTTGCTAGAAGTTCTGTTAACGATCTTCAGCGTCTGCAGCTTCTTCAGCTGATTATTGATGCGAAAAGAAGAGAAGAATAGAAAACAAGCGCTCAAGCTTAACTACCGCTTGAGCGCTTGTTTTTTCGGCGGGGAATAGGGCGCCCCGATCTGTCCGATAAGCAGAAAACCATATTTCCATTTGTTAACGATAATTATCGTCGCTATTGATGCAGATAAACTAAATACAAAAAGAACAATAATATAAAGAAATCCAATAGTAAAAGGCTGAAGCTGATAGAAAAAATCAAACAGGAAAATATAAAAATAATGAAGGAGATAAATACCGAATGAAAAGCGGCTGACGTATTCCAGAAAAAAAGGAAGTTCTTTCATTCGGGAGGTCATATAAAACAGAAAAAAGATACACATAATCGTATGAATCAGTATATCCGTCCGCTTTGAACTGTGAACAGCAAGACTACCTGAGTGGTACAGGGTGAGCATTAATATACTGGTCAGAATGGGTCCTATAATGAAAAGGTAGCGGTATTTATAAATGAATTTTGAAAAGCTCTCGAAATTCGTACCTGCGTAGTAGCCAACTGTAAAATAAAATACCCAGCCGAACATAGGAAGCCAATAAAAACGTTCCCAAATGTATGGACCTATAGTCCATGCTTCCGGAGGAGAGGTGAAGTTGAAGAACATCAGATAAGCAGCATTTATAAGAAACGAAACGAGTAACACAATCTTCGGCGGCCATTTTTTAAGTTTGGAGTGAAATAGAAAATGAAACAGGTAAAACTGAAAAATGATGAGGATAAAATACCCGTGATAGTCCCCGATAAAAATATTCATAAGAATTTTATTGAACCCTTCCTGCATCCCGCCTGAAAAGAAAGGAAGGGCGTAAAAGACTCCCATGACGAAAAATGGAACAAGGATAAAGCGGAGTCTTTTCTTTAAAAAGTAATTCGGGAGCTCTCTGTTTCTATAGGAATAAGCGATCAGAAATTCGGAAATGAAAATAAACATGGGGGTCCCGTAATAAAGAATCATCTGGATGGAATCAAAAAAAATAGCAGATAATTCCCCCATTTCCCGGATAGTCTCGGTTTGGATACCAATATAAATACTGTGGAGAAGCACGATGCTCAGGCAGCCGATACTCCGAAGTACAAAAATTTCTTTTATCATATACGGCCTGCCTCCTTCTGCCATAGATAAAGAATCAATATTAAAGATACCATAAATATGGGATGGTTAGAAGAAAGTAAAGGGATTTCTTTCTTTATTCAAAAAGTCATAGTATCGTAGAAAAAGATGTGTCCAGGAAAGAAGGGTTAAAATGTCACGTTTGAATACATATCTGCTGCTCCTTTTCGTAATGGTTATATGGGGGTTGAACGTAGTAGCGGTGAAATTTTTAGTAGAACACATGCCTCCCGTACAAATGCAGGGACTGAGAATCGGATTAGCCGGGATTTGTGCCCTGCTGGCCGTATGTCTGCTGCGGGAAATGAAATCACTGTCCAAAAAACAGTGGCGAATCGTTCTCGCTGCATCACTATTCGGGCAGGTCGGTCATCATTCGCTGTTAGCTGTAGGACTCACGCAGACAACAGCAGCCAATGGGTCGCTTATCCTCGGCTTAATACCTCTGACTACGGCTGTTCTGGCAATGATATTTTTAGGTGATCCATTGACCAGGTGGAGATTTGCCGGCATTGCCCTGGGGTTTACCGGTATTTCATTTATCATTTTAAACCCCGAAGAAGGAGTCGCGATGATTTCCTCCGGAGATTTGTATATATTCCTGTCCATGCTGTCCCAGGCTTTTTCATTCATATTAATTAAAAGAGCTTCCGGCACGATTTCTCCAAGATGGATGACGGCTTTGATGCTTCTTATCGGATCTGTCAGTCTGCTGGTTATGAGCTTTTTTGTGGAGCCGGGCGGGTTCTCTTTAACTTCTCAAACCGGTCTGGTCTGGTTCGTTTTTTTGAGTTCAGCGATCCTTGCAACCGGTCTGGGACATTTACTGTTTAATGCGGCAATTCAAAAAATCGGCCCTGGACAGACAGCGCTTTTTAACAATTTCGTTCCCTTTTTTGCGCTTATTGGATCTTATTTTCTTTTAGGAGAATCTATTTATATCACCCAGATACTTGGATTTATTTTCATAGTCGCCGGAGTTCTTTTCGGGACAGGTTATATCGAACAGACAGTATTGAAGAAAAAAAGAGCCGTTCTGAGAAAATAATCAGAACGGCTCTTTTTATGGATTGTTTTGAAAGAAAATATGGAATAGGAAATAGTTTTCTTGAATTCGTTTACATTGTTGATAGCCATACGTTCAAGCGTAATACGCAGATGATTGTACGGAAAATAGTATGTTAAATAATCTGACATTTTTATTGTGTCAGAATATTCAGCCGGTATACTAAGGGTCATAAGTTGTTGGCATATTTGCTGACAGCAAAATAATTCGGGGAGAGTGAAGACGATGGACGAAATGTTTTTATTAAACAATGTATGGGTGATTGTCGCTTTTATTCTGGTTCTGCTCATGCAGGGAGGGTTCATTCTTCTTGAAGCCGGATCAACGCGAATGAAAAATGCCGGCCATATTGCCGGTAAGACGATATTTACAGTTGGAATTGCCTCATTGGTATTTTGGGCCGTAGGTTATGGGTTTATCTACGGGGAAGGAAATGCATTTATTGGAATGTCAGACTTCTTTTACGGAGACTTTACTTCTGCCGTAGATGGACTTGCTGGATCAGTTGATTTTATCTTTCAACTCGCATTTGCTGCCATTGCATTAACTATTGCTTTCGGAGGGTTTGCTGAACGCGCGAAATTATCTGTCTATATTATTTTTGCCGTTGCTTTTTCTGCTTTCATTTATCCTGTCGTAGCACACTGGATCTGGGGGGGCGGCTGGTTAGCCGGACTCGGTAAGCAGGACTTCGCTGGTTCCACTGTTGTTCATTTGACAGGAGCAATGGCTGCACTTGCCGCCACAATTATCTTAAAGCCTCGTATCGGGAAATTTAACGAAGATGGAACATCTAATGATATTGCCGGACACAACCAGGTCTATACAGCACTTGGTGTACTCATTTTATGGGTAGGCTGGTTTGGATTTAACGGTGGTTCTACACTTGGAGTTGACGGAGCATTCTTTGGTTATGTTGCCCTGACAACACAGCTTGCCGCAGCTGCCGGTGCCGTTGCAGCGATGGTAATAGTTTCAGCTGTAACCGGTAAAAATGATATTCCAACAATGTTGAATGGTGCCCTGGCAGGCCTTGTAGCAATTACGGCATCAACAGCATTTGTTGCCCCGTGGGCAGCGGTCATTATCGGTATTGTAGCTGGATTTATCGTTCACTTCAGCATGGTGTTCTTTGAAAAAAGTAAAATTGATGATCCTATATTTGCTCTCTCTGTACACGGAGTAGCAGGTATATGGGGGACACTTTCAACAGGATTTTTTGCTACACCGGCACTTTCAGAAATGAATGGCGGACAGCCCGGCCTGTTTTATGGCGGTGGTTTTGCGCAGCTGGGAGTGCAGTTTACGGGCGTTGCTGTCTCTGCACTCTATGCCTTTACCGTAGCTTTTATTATTTTGAAAGTTCTGGAAAAAGTACTTGGAGGTCTGAGAGTGTCTGAAGAAGAAGAGCTTATCGGACTGGATATGAGTGAACATGGAAGTTATGGTTACCCGGAAAATATGCCTGAGAAGAAGTATGATTCCAAACAGCCGGGGGCTTAAATATGAAACTGACTAAAGAAGAACATATTTCTTTTGAGCATTTACAGGAATGGCGGAACCGTCATATGCATCAAAAGCAGCTGACATTTTCTGAGTTAAATCAATTGCATGATGAATTGATGAAGAAGATTGTTCACGCGGCAGAAGAACTTACGCAAAGCGAGCAGGGCAAAGCACCTGCTCGCTTTGCTTTCCTTATAATGGGGAGTGCCGGAAGAAAGGAACAGGCATTGTGGAGCGATCAGGACCACGCGCTGATTCACGAAGGAAGCCCGGAAGACACTCCGTATTTTCTTGCGCTCGGCAGGAATATAACGAAAGGAATGGAAATATGCGGTTACGAACGGTGTGAAGGAAAAGTAATGGCTGAAGAACCCAGGTGGTGTAAACCTGTACCTGAAATGAAAAAACAGGTGGAACAGTGGATCCAGGAAGGTTCATGGGAATCAATCCGTCATATGCTTATTTTATTTGATGCAAGGACTCTGGTAGGTGACAAATCAGGTAACCAGGAATTGAAAGAGCTTATGTTCAGTTACAGCAGATTCCGGCACTCCTTCCGGAACAGGGTACTTGCCAATTCGGAATTTCGTATGAGGAGGCGGAATGTATTTGGGCAGATTCTTACAGATAAATATAAGCGTTTTGATTTTAAGGAAACCGTTCTTTTTCCTTTTGTGAATGCTGCTAGAACCGGAGCGTTTATAGAAGGAGACATTTCTTCTTCGACAATTTCCAGAATGCAGAGCCTGTCCGCCGTCTTTCCGAGAATGCCGGTTGCGCGAAAGTCTTTTGAAAATGCCCTGAATTTCCGGCATCTGCAAACGAAGAATAGTTCCTCCTATCGGGACATTCATCTTATTAAGGCAGATACCTTAACGAAAGAGGAGAAGCGGATGGTGAAAGAATGGATGGAAGAAGGGAAGCAGCTTCTCGAGCAGGTTCATGAATATTATAAAAATATGGAAAGGAAGCTTCCCTTATGAATGTCGTCGACAAATGGCTGAGGCAAATGGGAGCCCTGGCCGGTAGATCAGCCTATCATCCTAAAGGGAGCCGCAATGCAGAAGCAGTAGCCTACGCTCGAAGACTTCAGCGTGAACAGAAACAGCGGGACCATCTGGAGATGCCTTTTAAAAAACTGCCGGTGGTTGTATTTGACATTGAGACGACCGGGTTTTCTCCAAAAAAGGGGGATACAGTGCTTTCTATAGGTGCAGTAAAGCAGAAAGAAACAGGACTGGAAGAATTCTACTCACTTGTATACTCTGAAACGGAACCTTCAGAAACGGTAAAAGAGCTGACGGGAATAACAGGAAATATGCTGTTGGAAGCTCCACCGGCAGAAGAAGTATTTACGGATTTTCTTCAGTTTATTCAAGGACATACGCTTGTGGCACATCATGCAAAGCATGAGAAAGCTTTTATGGAACAGACGCTCTGGACGCTTTATCGTATGAAATTTGATTATCGGCTGCTGGATACAACCTTTTTGACAAGAATAATTGATCCAGAACGGCAGCTTCATTCACTTGAAGAATGCTGCGATTATTTTAATATTCCATCCAGCGGCAGACATCACGCATTAGAAGATGCAAAAATGACTTACCGATTGTGGAACACGTGCACAGAGCATGTTCAAAAACAGGGATATCATACTTTAAAAGATGTTTATTCTATGTTGGCAAGACAGCAGCACTGAGCCGCTCCTTTAGGGAGTGCTCCGTGCTTTTTTGTTTTAGAAAAAAGTATAAAAATTCCCTCCTTCCGACATGATTACTGAAATCCTGCAATTAATGTATTTTTTCCAGATCAGGAAATGTTTTCAGAAGTATTTTGTAAGGATAACGCTTACATTATCCGAAACTGTGAATGTTTACGAAAACCCTGTTTTCACGGGCCGGAGCATGTGATAAGATTAGTCATAATATTCGAACATAGAGGAGAATCAGCTCATGGAAGAGACAAAAGCGCAGGGAGTATATGTCAAAGATATACTGCTTGCCCATCAGGCATTAAAAGATGTTGTTGTGAAAACACCTCTGCAGCGGGATAATATCCTTTCTGATAAGTATGGTGCAAACGTTTATTTAAAACGGGAAGATCTTCAGGTAGTTCGATCCTTTAAGCTCCGAGGGGCTTATAATCTGATGCAGGGTCTTGGAGAACAGGAGCTGCAGAAGGGGGTTGTCTGTGCAAGTGCAGGTAATCATGCACAGGGAGTGGCTTATTCCTGTAAAGCACTCGGTGTAAGAGGGAAGATATATATGCCTTCTACAACCCCGAGGCAGAAAGTTTCCCGGGTGGAATTTTTCGGAGAACCCTTTGTCGAAGTCATTCTGACAGGAGATACGTTCGATGATGCATTTAAAGAAGCGATGATCTGTTGTGAAAAAGAGGAAATGTCCTTTATTCATCCATTTGATGATACCCGGACGATAGCTGGTCAGGGAACGGTCGGTATGGAAATATTGGAAGATATTGATGTCCCCATTTCTCATGTCTTCATGAGTATCGGAGGAGGCGGACTGATTTCCGGTGTGGGGTCCTACTTCAAAGAAATTTCTCCTTCGACGAAAATGATCGGAGTAGAGCCGGCAGGAGCACCGGGTATGAAAACCTCCCTAGCAGCTGGAAAAGTAACAACACTGGGTAAAATTGATAAATTTGTAGATGGAGCAGCAGTGAAAAAAGTAGGAGAGACTACTTTTGAGATTGCTAAACGGGTGGTCGACGATATTACCCTTATCGACGAAGGCAGAGTATGTGCCGCAATGCTTAATCTGTATAACGAAAATGCTATTGTAGCCGAACCGGCAGGAGCACTTTCTATAGCTGCACTTGATGAATATAAAG is a window from the Alkalicoccus halolimnae genome containing:
- a CDS encoding serine hydrolase domain-containing protein, whose product is MFNRLIGVLIIIIISLVGLFMYVYLSREAAEETTWETHTSIEEAGFNPEALEQARTYYDSLNSTAAIVISEGKVLFSWGDVTKNTNAHSIRKSLLSALYGIEMERGSFHLFDSLEDYEIDDQTPLTPIEKQATLSNLMTSSSGVYLPAGEESWGMRLARPNRGSHLPGEFFYYNNWDFNVLGSVYNEQTEADLFEHFKERLADPLGMEDFELADTNYKFEDRRSRHPSYLFRISARDLARFGQLYLQNGSWEGEQLVPKQWVERSTEAQREVPGNTLFDYGYLWWVATEAPYGDLKMYSAVGRYGQSIDVIPELDLVFVHRVDSNRLSFQFARSSVNDLQRLQLLQLIIDAKRREE
- a CDS encoding acyltransferase family protein, coding for MIKEIFVLRSIGCLSIVLLHSIYIGIQTETIREMGELSAIFFDSIQMILYYGTPMFIFISEFLIAYSYRNRELPNYFLKKRLRFILVPFFVMGVFYALPFFSGGMQEGFNKILMNIFIGDYHGYFILIIFQFYLFHFLFHSKLKKWPPKIVLLVSFLINAAYLMFFNFTSPPEAWTIGPYIWERFYWLPMFGWVFYFTVGYYAGTNFESFSKFIYKYRYLFIIGPILTSILMLTLYHSGSLAVHSSKRTDILIHTIMCIFFLFYMTSRMKELPFFLEYVSRFSFGIYLLHYFYIFLFDFFYQLQPFTIGFLYIIVLFVFSLSASIATIIIVNKWKYGFLLIGQIGAPYSPPKKQALKR
- a CDS encoding DMT family transporter — translated: MSRLNTYLLLLFVMVIWGLNVVAVKFLVEHMPPVQMQGLRIGLAGICALLAVCLLREMKSLSKKQWRIVLAASLFGQVGHHSLLAVGLTQTTAANGSLILGLIPLTTAVLAMIFLGDPLTRWRFAGIALGFTGISFIILNPEEGVAMISSGDLYIFLSMLSQAFSFILIKRASGTISPRWMTALMLLIGSVSLLVMSFFVEPGGFSLTSQTGLVWFVFLSSAILATGLGHLLFNAAIQKIGPGQTALFNNFVPFFALIGSYFLLGESIYITQILGFIFIVAGVLFGTGYIEQTVLKKKRAVLRK
- a CDS encoding ammonium transporter, with the translated sequence MDEMFLLNNVWVIVAFILVLLMQGGFILLEAGSTRMKNAGHIAGKTIFTVGIASLVFWAVGYGFIYGEGNAFIGMSDFFYGDFTSAVDGLAGSVDFIFQLAFAAIALTIAFGGFAERAKLSVYIIFAVAFSAFIYPVVAHWIWGGGWLAGLGKQDFAGSTVVHLTGAMAALAATIILKPRIGKFNEDGTSNDIAGHNQVYTALGVLILWVGWFGFNGGSTLGVDGAFFGYVALTTQLAAAAGAVAAMVIVSAVTGKNDIPTMLNGALAGLVAITASTAFVAPWAAVIIGIVAGFIVHFSMVFFEKSKIDDPIFALSVHGVAGIWGTLSTGFFATPALSEMNGGQPGLFYGGGFAQLGVQFTGVAVSALYAFTVAFIILKVLEKVLGGLRVSEEEELIGLDMSEHGSYGYPENMPEKKYDSKQPGA
- a CDS encoding DUF294 nucleotidyltransferase-like domain-containing protein; protein product: MKLTKEEHISFEHLQEWRNRHMHQKQLTFSELNQLHDELMKKIVHAAEELTQSEQGKAPARFAFLIMGSAGRKEQALWSDQDHALIHEGSPEDTPYFLALGRNITKGMEICGYERCEGKVMAEEPRWCKPVPEMKKQVEQWIQEGSWESIRHMLILFDARTLVGDKSGNQELKELMFSYSRFRHSFRNRVLANSEFRMRRRNVFGQILTDKYKRFDFKETVLFPFVNAARTGAFIEGDISSSTISRMQSLSAVFPRMPVARKSFENALNFRHLQTKNSSSYRDIHLIKADTLTKEEKRMVKEWMEEGKQLLEQVHEYYKNMERKLPL
- a CDS encoding exonuclease domain-containing protein, translating into MNVVDKWLRQMGALAGRSAYHPKGSRNAEAVAYARRLQREQKQRDHLEMPFKKLPVVVFDIETTGFSPKKGDTVLSIGAVKQKETGLEEFYSLVYSETEPSETVKELTGITGNMLLEAPPAEEVFTDFLQFIQGHTLVAHHAKHEKAFMEQTLWTLYRMKFDYRLLDTTFLTRIIDPERQLHSLEECCDYFNIPSSGRHHALEDAKMTYRLWNTCTEHVQKQGYHTLKDVYSMLARQQH